A genomic stretch from Symbiobacterium terraclitae includes:
- a CDS encoding CBS domain-containing protein: MIVRNVMTEDVTTVSPDDTLQRAYEIINTKRYDCLPVMADRLVGIIQLTDIYEACMKEGRQAALPRKVKEVMVPDPVTVEPTDLLETAAKKMFQHDVPLLPVVEGDQLVGVINEHDIFKAFADLLGVDSGTIRLTLVVPDRRGQLACIGEIIRDAGMTIRNLATFRSSILDQYQIIVRVETSASRPLVELLEQHGYKVLHVQED; the protein is encoded by the coding sequence ATGATTGTGCGCAACGTCATGACCGAGGACGTCACCACCGTCTCCCCGGACGATACGCTGCAGCGCGCGTACGAGATCATCAATACCAAGAGATACGACTGTCTGCCCGTCATGGCGGACCGCCTGGTCGGCATCATCCAGCTGACGGACATCTACGAGGCCTGCATGAAGGAAGGCCGCCAGGCAGCCCTGCCCCGCAAGGTGAAGGAGGTCATGGTGCCCGACCCGGTGACGGTGGAGCCCACGGACCTCCTGGAGACCGCCGCCAAGAAGATGTTCCAGCACGACGTCCCGCTGCTGCCCGTGGTCGAGGGCGACCAGCTCGTCGGCGTGATCAACGAGCACGACATCTTCAAGGCCTTCGCCGACCTGCTCGGCGTCGACTCCGGCACGATCCGCCTGACGCTGGTGGTGCCGGACCGCCGGGGGCAGCTGGCCTGCATCGGCGAGATCATCCGCGACGCGGGCATGACCATCCGCAACCTGGCGACGTTCCGGTCCTCCATCCTCGACCAGTACCAGATTATCGTGCGCGTGGAGACCAGCGCAAGCCGGCCCCTGGTGGAGCTGCTGGAGCAGCACGGCTACAAGGTCCTGCACGTGCAGGAAGACTGA
- a CDS encoding P1 family peptidase translates to MTSVAWLNGITDVPGIRVGHAHDLTALTGVTAVLAPAGAVVGVAVEGSAPGTRETDLCRPGNLVEKAHAVLLCGGSAFGLAAAHGAMRWLEERGIGLPTGHATVPIVPAAVLYDLGVGSAAVRPDEAMGYAACAAATDGPVAQGCVGAGAGCSVGKALGMDRATKSGIGTACIQVGEVRIGAIVAVNAFGDVRDPATGRILAGPRSDDGTGMLDTTELLLAGAARRAFSENTTIGVVAVGGTLSKEGANKVARMAHDGLARTISPIHTMFDGDTLFCLATGGPEVDVTAAGTAAALAVERAVLNAVRHAVAMGGLPAADLG, encoded by the coding sequence ATGACGAGCGTTGCCTGGTTGAACGGCATCACTGACGTGCCCGGGATTCGGGTCGGACACGCCCACGACCTGACGGCCCTCACCGGCGTGACGGCCGTGCTGGCGCCGGCGGGCGCCGTGGTGGGCGTCGCGGTGGAGGGCTCGGCGCCCGGCACCCGCGAGACCGACCTCTGCCGTCCGGGCAACCTGGTGGAGAAGGCGCACGCGGTCCTCCTCTGCGGCGGCAGCGCCTTCGGACTGGCGGCCGCCCACGGCGCCATGCGCTGGCTGGAGGAGCGCGGCATCGGCCTGCCCACGGGCCACGCCACGGTGCCCATCGTGCCGGCGGCGGTGCTCTACGACCTGGGGGTGGGATCGGCGGCGGTGCGGCCCGACGAGGCGATGGGATACGCCGCCTGCGCGGCGGCGACGGACGGCCCGGTGGCGCAGGGCTGCGTGGGCGCAGGCGCGGGCTGCTCCGTGGGCAAGGCGCTGGGGATGGACCGGGCGACCAAGAGCGGCATCGGCACCGCCTGCATCCAGGTGGGGGAGGTGCGCATTGGCGCCATCGTCGCGGTCAACGCCTTCGGCGACGTGCGGGACCCTGCCACCGGCCGCATCCTCGCCGGCCCCCGGAGCGACGACGGCACCGGGATGCTGGACACGACGGAGCTGCTCCTCGCGGGCGCAGCCCGGCGGGCGTTCAGCGAGAACACCACCATCGGCGTGGTGGCCGTCGGCGGAACCCTCTCGAAGGAGGGCGCGAACAAGGTAGCCCGCATGGCCCACGACGGCCTCGCCCGCACCATCTCGCCCATCCACACCATGTTCGACGGCGACACGCTGTTCTGCCTGGCCACCGGCGGGCCTGAGGTGGACGTGACCGCGGCAGGCACGGCCGCCGCCCTGGCCGTGGAGCGGGCGGTGCTGAACGCGGTGCGGCACGCCGTCGCCATGGGCGGGCTGCCGGCGGCGGACTTGGGTTAG
- a CDS encoding RluA family pseudouridine synthase: MRFAVEPEARGLRLGQYLFDRLKLSRTLVRKAKAGGAILVDGRPARTSQVLAGGEVVEIRVAQAGRVTPEPVPIQVVYEDPYLLVVEKPAGMVVHPVRDYVSGTLANGVAWHLLQAGADPVVRPVQRIDRETSGLVLFARDPAVAGRLARELERQKMERRYIALVEGEVAADSGTVNRPLRRVWGHPVAREVAEGPRTPEQERLLAEAAAAGRTLREDWTAAGQPAVTHWRVLRRWPGVSMLELQLETGRTHQIRVHMAWLGHPLLGDELYGGSRARIGRQALHAASLAFVHPVSGELLRFTSPLPPDMAGLVARLDAGAGTS; encoded by the coding sequence TTGCGCTTCGCGGTGGAGCCCGAGGCCCGGGGGCTCCGGCTGGGCCAGTACTTGTTCGACCGGCTGAAGCTCTCGCGCACCCTGGTGCGCAAGGCCAAGGCCGGCGGCGCCATCCTGGTGGACGGCCGGCCCGCCCGCACCAGCCAGGTGCTGGCCGGCGGCGAGGTGGTGGAGATCCGGGTGGCGCAGGCGGGGCGGGTGACGCCGGAGCCGGTGCCGATCCAGGTGGTCTACGAGGACCCGTACCTGCTGGTGGTGGAGAAGCCCGCGGGCATGGTGGTCCACCCAGTCAGGGACTACGTGTCGGGCACCCTGGCCAACGGCGTGGCCTGGCACCTGCTGCAGGCGGGGGCGGATCCCGTGGTGCGGCCGGTGCAGCGCATCGACCGGGAGACGTCGGGGCTCGTGCTGTTCGCCCGGGATCCCGCCGTGGCCGGCCGGCTCGCCCGGGAGCTGGAGCGGCAGAAGATGGAGCGGCGCTACATCGCCTTGGTGGAGGGTGAGGTGGCGGCCGACTCGGGCACGGTGAACCGGCCGCTTCGGCGGGTGTGGGGCCACCCGGTCGCCCGGGAGGTAGCGGAGGGTCCCCGCACGCCCGAGCAGGAGCGGCTGCTGGCCGAGGCGGCGGCTGCCGGCCGGACGCTGCGGGAGGACTGGACGGCGGCCGGCCAGCCGGCGGTCACCCACTGGCGGGTGCTGCGCCGCTGGCCCGGGGTCTCGATGCTGGAGCTGCAGCTGGAGACGGGGCGGACGCACCAGATCCGCGTGCACATGGCCTGGCTCGGCCACCCGCTGCTGGGTGACGAACTCTACGGCGGCAGCCGTGCACGCATCGGCAGGCAGGCCCTGCACGCGGCCAGCCTGGCCTTCGTCCACCCGGTGTCGGGCGAGCTGCTGCGCTTCACGTCGCCCCTGCCGCCGGACATGGCCGGGCTGGTGGCCCGGCTGGACGCGGGGGCCGGCACGTCGTAA
- a CDS encoding M42 family metallopeptidase: protein MANIDVPYMAAQTVALCRIPSPTGFTAAAIDYVARALEQMGVACRRTRKGALLATLPGRDDAEHRAVAAHVDTLGAMVKEIKPNGRLKLTRVGGFSGHSIEGEYCLVHTARGTTVSGTILVTKASTHVHGEEHHKQERTEANLEVRLDAPVRNREDVLALGIQVGDFISFDPRTVQTDTGFIKSRHLDDKACVAVILGVVRAMQEGGLKPAHTTHFFFSNYEEVGHGAAGAFPDAVTEVIALDMAAVGEGQTSDEYAVTICVKDSSGPYDYELSRRLQQIAADEGLNYRIDIYPYYGSDASAALRAGGQFRAALVGPGIDASHSYERVHVDALEQTARLLLAYLTR, encoded by the coding sequence ATGGCGAACATCGACGTGCCCTATATGGCCGCACAGACCGTCGCCCTGTGCCGTATCCCGAGTCCCACCGGCTTCACGGCTGCCGCCATCGACTACGTCGCCCGCGCGCTGGAGCAGATGGGCGTGGCCTGCCGGCGCACCCGCAAGGGCGCCCTGCTGGCCACGCTGCCGGGCCGAGACGACGCCGAGCACCGGGCCGTGGCGGCCCACGTGGACACGCTGGGGGCCATGGTCAAGGAGATCAAGCCCAACGGCCGGCTGAAGCTGACCCGCGTGGGCGGCTTCTCGGGCCACTCCATTGAGGGCGAGTACTGCCTGGTCCACACGGCCCGCGGCACGACCGTCTCCGGTACCATCCTCGTCACCAAGGCCTCCACCCACGTGCACGGCGAGGAGCACCACAAGCAGGAGCGCACCGAGGCCAACCTGGAGGTCCGGCTCGACGCGCCGGTGCGAAACCGCGAGGACGTGCTGGCGCTGGGCATCCAGGTGGGCGACTTCATCTCGTTCGATCCCCGCACCGTCCAGACCGACACCGGCTTCATCAAGAGCCGCCACCTGGACGACAAGGCCTGCGTCGCCGTGATCCTGGGCGTGGTCAGGGCCATGCAGGAGGGCGGGCTCAAGCCGGCCCACACCACCCACTTCTTCTTCTCCAACTACGAGGAGGTGGGCCACGGCGCCGCGGGGGCGTTCCCCGATGCGGTGACGGAGGTCATCGCCCTGGACATGGCCGCCGTGGGCGAGGGGCAGACCTCGGACGAGTACGCGGTGACCATCTGTGTCAAGGACTCCTCGGGACCCTACGACTACGAACTCTCCCGCCGACTGCAGCAGATCGCGGCCGATGAGGGCTTGAACTACCGGATCGACATCTACCCCTACTACGGCTCCGACGCCAGCGCCGCCCTGCGGGCGGGCGGGCAGTTCCGGGCGGCGCTGGTGGGCCCCGGCATCGACGCCTCCCACTCCTACGAACGCGTCCACGTGGACGCGCTGGAGCAGACGGCCAGGCTGCTCCTCGCCTACCTGACCCGATGA
- a CDS encoding flavin reductase family protein, with protein sequence MTAIDGRAFRDTLGQFLTGVTIVTAAAQDGTPLGLTVNSFTSVSLDPPLVLFCIDKKAGCYDGMVAAPGYAVHILGGDQADLSNRFATRGADRFAGLTYTRGLFGAPILPGALALLECRTVQRIDAGDHTILIGQVERLDPGDRNRMPLGYLRGRYTAVAD encoded by the coding sequence ATGACAGCCATAGACGGCAGGGCCTTCCGCGACACCCTGGGCCAGTTCCTGACGGGGGTGACCATCGTGACCGCCGCGGCGCAGGACGGGACGCCGCTGGGCCTCACGGTCAACTCCTTCACCTCGGTCTCCCTGGACCCGCCGCTGGTGCTCTTCTGCATCGACAAGAAGGCCGGCTGCTACGACGGGATGGTGGCCGCGCCGGGCTACGCCGTCCACATCCTGGGCGGCGACCAGGCCGACCTCTCGAACCGCTTCGCCACCAGGGGCGCGGACCGCTTCGCGGGCCTCACCTACACCCGCGGGCTCTTCGGCGCGCCCATCCTGCCCGGCGCCCTGGCCCTCCTGGAGTGCCGGACCGTGCAGCGGATCGACGCCGGCGACCACACCATCCTCATCGGCCAGGTGGAGCGGCTGGACCCGGGCGACCGGAACCGCATGCCCCTCGGCTACCTGCGGGGGCGCTACACGGCCGTCGCAGACTGA
- a CDS encoding YtrH family sporulation protein, with translation MDDAFAGKLLSNFMIALGVTLGGSLSGAAASLLVGGHPMDRLRYLSEDLRLWGILVALSGSFEPLRTLEQGLFFGQGRVLLRQAVALVVAMAGANVGYYLIQAVAGRRP, from the coding sequence ATGGACGACGCCTTCGCCGGCAAGCTGCTTTCCAACTTCATGATCGCCCTGGGCGTCACCCTGGGCGGCTCGCTCTCGGGCGCGGCCGCATCGCTGCTGGTCGGCGGGCACCCGATGGACCGCCTTCGCTACCTCTCCGAGGACCTCCGGCTCTGGGGGATCCTCGTGGCCCTGAGCGGCTCCTTCGAGCCGCTGCGCACCCTCGAACAGGGGCTGTTCTTCGGGCAGGGCCGGGTCCTGCTGCGCCAGGCCGTGGCCCTGGTGGTGGCCATGGCCGGCGCCAACGTCGGCTACTACCTGATCCAGGCTGTGGCGGGGCGGCGGCCATGA
- the glgP gene encoding alpha-glucan family phosphorylase has product MANQLPRVAYFCMEYGLDNSFKQWAGGLGILAGDTLKGAHDNGLPMVGVGLNWKHGYTDQRIGRDGRPYDSFHDYDYPWLKDTGVTVTVQVRGNDVRAKVWLCDHFGNAPLFLLDTDLADNPESWITGQLYGGFGDQRVAQEMILGIGGVRALQALGVEVDIYHFNEGHAVLAGLELIRQKMAAGASFEDAWQATRRQVVFTTHTPVPEGNEWHPIERLLYMGANVGLTYEQLARIGGSPFNMTVAGLRLAKCANGVAQLHGETANRMWRSVEGRCEIRAITNGVHLPTWVDPRMAGPFNSLEEMWEAHMAIKRETIDFIAERTGVRLDPENLLIGFSRRAAPYKRSDLIFRYEERVRGLLEQGKIQIVFSGKAHPHDDTGKQIVHNLVTMAEQYPRSVVFIENYDMEIAAALTRGCDVWLNNPRRPQEACGTSGMKAAMNGVLNASILDGWWPEAAQHGVNGWVIGDEVVPESVAEQDERDALALYRVLLDEIVPTYYENRQKWLEMMKASIETTRERFSVDRMLREYWERLYTA; this is encoded by the coding sequence ATGGCGAATCAGTTGCCCCGCGTGGCCTACTTCTGCATGGAGTACGGGCTCGACAACTCGTTCAAGCAGTGGGCCGGGGGCCTCGGCATTCTGGCGGGCGATACGCTCAAGGGCGCCCACGACAACGGGCTGCCCATGGTGGGCGTCGGTCTGAACTGGAAGCACGGCTACACGGATCAGCGCATCGGCCGCGACGGCAGGCCCTACGACTCGTTTCACGACTACGACTACCCCTGGCTGAAGGACACGGGCGTCACCGTGACGGTGCAGGTGCGGGGGAACGACGTGCGCGCCAAGGTCTGGCTCTGCGACCACTTCGGCAACGCGCCGCTCTTCCTGCTGGACACCGACCTCGCGGACAACCCCGAGTCCTGGATCACCGGCCAGCTCTACGGCGGGTTCGGCGACCAGCGGGTCGCGCAGGAGATGATCCTCGGCATCGGCGGGGTGCGGGCGCTCCAGGCGCTCGGCGTGGAGGTGGACATCTACCACTTCAACGAGGGGCACGCGGTCCTGGCGGGGTTGGAGCTGATCCGGCAGAAGATGGCCGCGGGCGCCTCCTTCGAGGACGCCTGGCAGGCCACCCGCCGGCAGGTGGTCTTCACCACGCACACCCCCGTGCCCGAGGGGAACGAGTGGCACCCCATCGAGCGGCTGCTCTACATGGGCGCCAACGTCGGGCTCACGTACGAGCAGCTGGCGCGCATCGGCGGCTCGCCCTTCAACATGACGGTGGCGGGGCTCCGGCTGGCCAAGTGCGCCAACGGCGTGGCCCAGCTGCACGGGGAGACCGCCAACCGCATGTGGCGGAGCGTCGAGGGCCGCTGCGAGATCCGGGCCATCACCAACGGCGTCCACCTGCCCACGTGGGTCGACCCCCGGATGGCCGGGCCATTCAACTCCCTCGAGGAGATGTGGGAGGCCCACATGGCCATCAAGCGGGAGACCATCGACTTCATCGCAGAGCGGACCGGCGTCCGCCTCGACCCGGAGAACCTGCTGATCGGCTTCAGCCGGCGCGCCGCGCCCTACAAGCGGTCCGACCTGATCTTCCGCTATGAGGAGCGGGTGCGGGGCCTGCTGGAGCAGGGGAAGATCCAGATCGTCTTCTCGGGCAAGGCCCACCCGCACGACGACACCGGCAAGCAGATCGTGCACAACCTGGTGACGATGGCGGAGCAGTACCCGCGGTCCGTGGTCTTCATCGAGAACTACGACATGGAGATCGCCGCCGCCCTCACGCGGGGGTGCGACGTGTGGCTGAACAACCCGCGGCGGCCGCAGGAGGCCTGCGGCACGTCGGGCATGAAGGCGGCCATGAACGGCGTGCTGAACGCCTCGATCCTGGACGGCTGGTGGCCGGAGGCGGCCCAGCACGGCGTCAACGGCTGGGTGATCGGCGACGAGGTGGTGCCGGAATCGGTCGCCGAACAGGATGAGCGCGACGCCCTCGCCCTCTACCGCGTGCTGCTGGATGAGATCGTGCCCACTTACTACGAGAACCGGCAGAAGTGGCTGGAGATGATGAAGGCCTCCATCGAGACGACGCGGGAGCGCTTCTCGGTGGACCGGATGCTGAGGGAGTACTGGGAGCGGCTCTACACGGCGTAA
- a CDS encoding polysaccharide deacetylase family protein, which translates to MSATRVRAAALLIVLALAASCAPPLPSGAHTGVPRDPAGTPAPPEEPGLPASPGDPQGPEPPVPADDPQGPQAPQPEAPDASPERPGDPSEGTQEPPAQDPRGQEDPARDPLPEVPEGEPSRLVVHGDRSCSMVALTYDAGSGADGAEAILDVLREHGLQVTFFLTGRWAEQFPDLARRIADEGHEIANHTYSHPDLTTIPDEEVLQQIRDGEEAIRAATGRDPRPLFREPYGAFSEHERRLVRAAGYSYSIYWDVDTLDWTFPGVEATTERILRAQGGSIVLMHLNVADSAAATAAAIPVLQARGYEIVPVSRLLQCTADEPA; encoded by the coding sequence ATGTCTGCCACACGTGTCCGCGCAGCCGCCCTGCTGATCGTTCTCGCACTGGCGGCCAGCTGCGCGCCGCCCCTCCCGAGCGGTGCCCACACCGGCGTGCCCCGGGACCCCGCCGGGACGCCGGCTCCGCCGGAGGAGCCCGGCCTGCCCGCTTCGCCCGGCGATCCGCAGGGGCCCGAGCCGCCCGTTCCGGCCGACGACCCGCAGGGGCCACAGGCGCCACAGCCGGAAGCTCCGGACGCTTCACCCGAACGACCGGGAGACCCGTCGGAGGGAACACAGGAACCGCCTGCACAGGACCCCCGGGGACAGGAGGATCCCGCCCGGGATCCGCTGCCGGAGGTGCCGGAGGGCGAGCCCAGCCGCCTCGTCGTCCACGGCGACCGCTCCTGCAGCATGGTCGCCCTCACCTATGACGCGGGCTCGGGGGCGGACGGCGCCGAGGCGATCCTCGACGTGCTCCGGGAGCACGGCCTCCAGGTCACCTTCTTCCTCACCGGCCGCTGGGCCGAGCAGTTCCCGGACCTGGCCCGGCGCATCGCCGACGAGGGGCACGAGATCGCCAACCACACCTACAGCCATCCCGACCTGACCACCATCCCCGACGAGGAGGTGCTGCAGCAGATCCGGGACGGCGAGGAGGCGATCCGCGCCGCCACCGGCCGCGACCCGCGCCCGCTCTTCCGGGAGCCGTACGGCGCCTTCAGCGAACACGAGCGCCGGCTCGTGCGCGCGGCGGGGTACTCCTACTCCATCTACTGGGACGTGGACACCCTGGACTGGACCTTCCCCGGCGTCGAGGCGACCACCGAGCGCATCCTGCGGGCGCAGGGCGGCTCCATCGTGCTGATGCACCTGAACGTGGCAGACTCCGCGGCCGCCACCGCCGCCGCCATCCCGGTGCTGCAGGCGCGCGGATACGAGATCGTCCCGGTGAGCCGGCTGCTGCAGTGCACCGCCGACGAGCCGGCATAG
- a CDS encoding HAD-IB family phosphatase, whose protein sequence is MTATPIEGFWARALGAPLVVLTDFDFTISQVDVGDLICETLAPYPPGPLARFARGEIGIRPLWMESFARVEASEAAALADQVAIDPGFPAFAAWAGTEGIPLAVVSDGFTLYIDRILGREGLGHLPVFANRYVAKGELEWPHGNPACDHCGCCKAAVARRLKESGSHIVYVGDGMTDLYASAFADWVFAKAGLACYMREQGAPFFPFTGFADALSVLRENLDRFRNGTMAPRNTLRPHPRCRF, encoded by the coding sequence ATGACCGCGACGCCCATCGAGGGCTTCTGGGCCCGGGCCCTCGGGGCACCGCTGGTGGTGCTCACCGATTTCGACTTCACCATCTCGCAGGTCGACGTGGGCGACCTGATCTGCGAGACCCTCGCCCCCTACCCGCCCGGGCCGCTGGCCCGCTTCGCCCGGGGCGAGATCGGCATCCGGCCGCTCTGGATGGAGTCATTCGCGAGGGTGGAAGCGTCCGAGGCCGCCGCACTGGCCGACCAGGTGGCCATCGACCCCGGCTTCCCTGCGTTCGCCGCCTGGGCCGGGACCGAGGGGATTCCGCTTGCCGTGGTGAGCGACGGCTTCACGCTCTACATCGACCGAATCCTGGGGCGGGAGGGGCTCGGTCACCTGCCCGTCTTTGCCAACCGGTACGTCGCCAAGGGCGAGCTGGAGTGGCCCCACGGCAACCCCGCCTGCGACCACTGCGGCTGCTGCAAGGCGGCCGTCGCCAGGCGGCTGAAGGAGTCCGGCTCGCACATCGTCTACGTGGGCGACGGGATGACGGACCTCTACGCCTCCGCCTTCGCCGACTGGGTCTTCGCCAAGGCCGGCCTCGCCTGCTACATGCGGGAGCAGGGCGCGCCCTTCTTCCCCTTCACGGGGTTCGCTGACGCCCTGTCCGTTCTGCGGGAGAACCTGGACCGCTTCCGCAACGGCACGATGGCGCCGAGGAACACCCTGCGCCCGCACCCGCGCTGCCGGTTCTGA
- a CDS encoding ABC transporter ATP-binding protein: protein MALEPRLALIALLSVPAYYLAFTAFNKRLRATIGQERTEYGRMSTDLQEAITGIRVIQIFHREGYISGKFGERLDQYLAAVRAYLRSEALASTATTFISQLVPASVRDRALQRAGGHPSGVPPVGAGRGKGNVGCLARICATRVEYRPDQAPGDGMRKECSRPGSRCARGPAALMIGDRVRIAGLAAALTAPANP from the coding sequence GTGGCCCTGGAGCCGCGGCTGGCCCTGATCGCCCTGCTCTCTGTGCCCGCCTATTACCTGGCCTTCACCGCGTTCAACAAGCGGCTGCGCGCAACGATCGGCCAGGAGCGGACCGAGTATGGCCGCATGTCCACCGACCTTCAGGAGGCCATCACCGGCATCCGTGTCATCCAGATCTTTCACCGCGAAGGCTATATCTCTGGGAAGTTCGGGGAGCGGCTGGACCAGTATCTTGCGGCGGTACGCGCGTACCTTCGCTCCGAAGCTCTGGCCAGCACGGCCACAACGTTCATCAGCCAACTGGTTCCTGCTTCGGTTCGCGATCGGGCCTTACAGCGAGCTGGTGGACACCCATCCGGAGTTCCGCCAGTTGGTGCAGGCCGAGGCAAGGGAAATGTAGGGTGCCTTGCCCGGATCTGCGCGACGCGTGTGGAATACCGCCCGGATCAGGCGCCCGGAGACGGCATGCGAAAGGAGTGCAGCCGCCCTGGGTCGAGATGCGCGAGGGGCCCCGCCGCGCTCATGATCGGTGACAGGGTTCGGATTGCGGGGCTCGCTGCGGCCCTGACCGCACCTGCCAATCCGTGA
- the tatB gene encoding Sec-independent protein translocase protein TatB, with product MFNNLGFSEVLIILVVALVIFGPNKLPQLGRSMGQAIREFKKATQSITEEVTRAATEEVREGIDKAKKEP from the coding sequence GTGTTCAACAACCTCGGGTTCAGCGAGGTCCTGATCATCCTCGTGGTCGCGCTGGTCATCTTCGGGCCCAACAAGCTCCCGCAGCTGGGGCGCAGCATGGGCCAGGCCATCCGCGAGTTCAAGAAGGCGACCCAGTCGATCACCGAAGAGGTGACCCGGGCCGCCACCGAAGAGGTGCGCGAGGGCATCGACAAGGCGAAGAAGGAGCCCTGA
- a CDS encoding ECF transporter S component — translation MSLTVRQMTVAGILGAVSAVLGLVPGLGFIPFPTGQNITIMQIPAILAGIAEGPVVGLFVGLIFGLTSWLRSTTPAFADPLVAVLPRLFIGVLAAYAFYALRRRNMTLALGAAAVVGTLTNTALVLGMVLLRGYWPPEVVATIAATHAPLELVVATFAVVTVGLALHRAGYIRVPYRSSGRNQ, via the coding sequence ATGAGCCTTACGGTCCGTCAGATGACGGTGGCCGGTATTCTCGGCGCCGTCTCCGCAGTGCTGGGTCTGGTTCCCGGTCTCGGCTTCATCCCGTTCCCCACCGGCCAGAACATCACCATCATGCAGATTCCCGCCATCCTGGCCGGCATCGCCGAGGGTCCCGTGGTCGGCCTCTTCGTCGGGCTGATCTTTGGGCTCACCTCCTGGCTCCGGTCGACCACCCCGGCCTTTGCCGACCCGCTGGTCGCCGTCCTGCCCCGGCTCTTCATCGGCGTCCTGGCCGCCTACGCCTTCTACGCGCTGCGCCGCCGGAACATGACGCTGGCCCTGGGGGCCGCCGCCGTGGTGGGGACCCTGACCAACACCGCGCTGGTCCTGGGCATGGTCCTGCTGCGCGGCTACTGGCCGCCCGAGGTCGTGGCCACCATCGCTGCCACCCATGCCCCGCTGGAGCTGGTCGTGGCGACGTTCGCCGTGGTGACGGTCGGGCTTGCACTGCACCGGGCCGGCTACATTCGCGTGCCGTATCGCAGCTCCGGGCGAAACCAATAG
- a CDS encoding DUF6504 family protein has protein sequence MSRIINRPVDVTTGPDGRPAAFRFAGGRERVSAVLDAWVETGRWWEREPELVAYRVATENGGLFELNFIPREQRWLLYKAYD, from the coding sequence GTGTCGCGCATCATCAACCGGCCTGTGGACGTGACGACCGGCCCCGACGGGCGGCCGGCCGCCTTCCGCTTCGCCGGGGGGCGGGAGCGGGTCAGCGCGGTGCTGGACGCCTGGGTCGAGACCGGCCGCTGGTGGGAGCGGGAGCCTGAGCTGGTCGCCTACCGGGTGGCCACCGAGAACGGCGGCCTCTTCGAGCTGAACTTCATCCCCCGGGAGCAGCGCTGGCTCCTCTATAAGGCGTACGACTGA